Proteins encoded together in one Lathyrus oleraceus cultivar Zhongwan6 chromosome 5, CAAS_Psat_ZW6_1.0, whole genome shotgun sequence window:
- the LOC127081734 gene encoding uncharacterized protein LOC127081734 — MYRKVEKEPNKVADESQVGTHIADNEEMIITKETVEKEKSYVPPPPYKPTIPYPHRLAKTKNEGQFNKFIELLKQLHIIVLFTKTITQIPSYAKFLKEIMSNKKKLEDDKTMELTSECSTIIQNNMPPKLKGLGTFSIPCVIGKFVINKAFYDLGSSVSLMPLSIYENLNLGDLRPTRMSLQLADRSVKYHVGMLENILVRIGQFYIPVILY, encoded by the coding sequence ATGTATAGGAAAGTTGAGAAAGAACCCAATAAAGTAGCTGATGAGAGCCAAGTAGGAACACATATAGCTGATAATGAGGAGATGATCATAACCAAAGAAACTGTTGAGAAAGAAAAGTCATATGTTCCTCCACCACCCTATAAACCAACAATACCATATCCTCACAGACTTGCTAAAACTAAGAATGAGGGCCAGTTCAATAAATTTATAGAGCTTCTAAAGCAACTTCATATCATTGTACTTTTTACAAAGACCATTACACAAATACCCTCTTACGCCAAGTTCCTAAAAGAGATCATGTCCAATAAAAAGAAACTTGAAGATGATAAGACAATGGAACTCACTTCAGAGTGTAGCACCATTATCCAAAATAACATGCCCCCGAAGCTGAAAGGCCTTGGCACTTTTTCTATACCATGTGTGATAGGCAAGTTTGTCATCAACAAGGCATTTTATGACCTAGGATCTAGCGTTAGTTTAATGCCCCTCTCGATTTATGAAAATCTGAACTTAGGAGACTTGAGGCCAACGAGGATGTCCCTTCAGTTGGCCGATCGCTCCGTTAAGTACCATGTAGGAATGTTGGAAAACATTCTAGTGCGCATTGGCCAATTTTACATTCCTGTGATTTTATACTGA